One genomic region from Eublepharis macularius isolate TG4126 chromosome 18, MPM_Emac_v1.0, whole genome shotgun sequence encodes:
- the LOC129345706 gene encoding synaptotagmin-11-like produces the protein MPALSGSVQGSPALASHPRSKSGEAANVQVFLGVGLAVLCFCLLLGCAICWHWQKKRKGDTSKAWPSDRTLVDLGPALPSRVTAVAIQQQYTEIEGDILDTPSPALAESSGIASHDTLPRSLHRGRASLPSIPFSPKLNLPIKPTLNLERRCTISGESVSGDESRLLSSPILGVDIPQSYTVPRNLSSATTKPRPHLHFTLCYSEPEATLIVTVIGVSHLPKGFRASRDSYVKVYLLPKFAEPQRTALHKKSLNPEFHEQFHFGRYSLEELRSLTLRFAVYAKGFHNLKDFFIGEVMFPCTQAAWEQGISSAYTQELSTTKTKLKKSLSSQDMSCSPSLFQRKSAGQLFLVLQYQALANRIKVLVRKAENLCRLTRLPGSPDHYVVIHLRHKGKVIDTKETRSIASCNPVWNAPFLFSVPAGDILELSLEFVVMQARLYTRSCAVGRVLIGPDAPEMGQIHWKEMCSRGNVESARWHSVQSEGVQLYP, from the exons ATGCCAGCTCTATCAGGATCAGTTCAGGGTTCACCTGCCCTGGCATCGCACCCCAGAAGCAAAAGCGGGGAGGCAG CAAACGTGCAGGTCTTCCTGGGTGTGGGACTTGCTGTTCTCTGTTTCTGCCTTCTCCTTGGCTGTGCAATATGCTGGCATTGGCAAAAGAAGCGTAAAGGCGACACGAGCAAAGCGTGGCCATCGGATCGCACCCTCGTGGATCTGGGGCCCGCCCTGCCTTCTCGAGTGACAGCTGTGGCAATCCAGCAGCAATACACGGAGATAGAAGGAGATATTCTCGATACCCCGTCTCCCGCGCTTGCTGAATCATCGGGAATAGCCAGCCACGACACTCTACCCAGGAGCCTACACCGCGGTAGAGCTTCCTTACCCAGCATCCCCTTTTCGCCGAAGCTGAACCTACCAATCAAACCCACCCTGAACCTGGAACGTCGCTGTACCATCTCTGGGGAAAGCGTATCAGGGGATGAAAGCCGCCTTCTCTCCAGTCCCATCCTTGGTGTCGACATCCCGCAGTCATACACTGTGCCACGGAACTTGTCCAGCGCCACTACAAAGCCGCGTCCGCACCTCCACTTCACTCTGTGTTACTCAGAGCCCGAGGCCACGCTGATTGTGACAGTGATCGGCGTCTCCCACCTCCCCAAGGGCTTCCGGGCCAGCCGGGATTCCTACGTCAAGGTATACCTGCTTCCGAAGTTTGCCGAACCCCAGCGCACCGCCCTGCACAAGAAGAGTCTGAACCCCGAGTTCCATGAGCAATTCCACTTTGGCCGCTATAGTCTGGAGGAGCTGCGAAGCCTGACCCTGCGCTTTGCCGTGTACGCCAAAGGATTCCACAATCTCAAGGATTTCTTCATCGGAGAGGTGATGTTCCCGTGCACGCAAGCTGCTTGGGAACAAGGCATTTCCTCTGCCTATACCCAGGAACTGTCGACCACCAAAACCAAACTTAAAAAG AGTCTCAGTTCCCAGGACATGAGCTGCAGCCCTTCCCTTTTCCAGCGCAAGTCTGCGGGGCAGCTCTTCCTCGTCCTGCAGTACCAAGCATTGGCCAATCGCATCAAAGTGCTGGTCCGGAAGGCAGAGAACCTGTGCCGGCTAACCCGCCTGCCAGGGTCACCAG ACCACTACGTCGTAATCCACCTACGCCACAAAGGAAAGGTCATCGACACAAAAGAAACCAGGTCTATCGCCAGCTGCAATCCTGTGTGGAACGCTCCATTCCTCTTCAGCGTTCCTGCGGGAGACATCCTGGAGCTGTCCTTGGAGTTCGTTGTCATGCAG gCACGCCTCTACACTCGCAGCTGTGCCGTGGGTCGAGTGCTGATAGGCCCCGATGCTCCAGAGATGGGGCAGATCCATTGGAAAGAGATGTGCAGCCGAGGCAATGTGGAATCCGCCCGTTGGCATTCAGTTCAATCCGAAGGAGTTCAGCTCTACCCTTGA